The Nitrogeniibacter aestuarii genome has a window encoding:
- a CDS encoding DUF1289 domain-containing protein, whose amino-acid sequence MTVESPCTNVCQMNPATGYCLGCYRTIEEITAWSRLDDAGKRVILRNVAEREAACDLFENDLRGECER is encoded by the coding sequence TTGACTGTCGAATCCCCCTGCACGAATGTGTGCCAGATGAATCCCGCCACCGGGTATTGCCTCGGCTGCTACCGCACCATCGAGGAGATCACGGCCTGGAGCCGGCTCGACGACGCCGGCAAGCGGGTGATTCTGCGCAACGTTGCCGAACGCGAGGCCGCCTGCGATCTGTTCGAAAACGACCTGCGCGGCGAGTGCGAACGCTAA
- a CDS encoding DUF1289 domain-containing protein produces the protein MSECIGVCEIDPFSETCIGCGRSADEIFGNDHTDDPTDGEAQPPAADHVPITTDDSLPESK, from the coding sequence ATGTCCGAATGCATCGGCGTGTGTGAGATCGACCCCTTTTCCGAAACCTGCATCGGCTGCGGCCGCTCGGCGGACGAGATCTTCGGTAACGACCACACGGATGACCCCACCGACGGCGAGGCCCAACCGCCTGCGGCCGACCACGTGCCCATCACGACGGACGATTCCCTGCCCGAATCCAAGTAA
- a CDS encoding MBL fold metallo-hydrolase, protein MSAALPDDILVFERGWLSANNILLFDGGAATLVDTGYVSHAEQTIALVRAGLDGRTLTDIVNTHSHSDHIGGNAAVQRSFGCRITIPEGMHAAVQQWDEAALLLTVADQRGERFTADYLAHAGETLAMGGREWQSLAAPGHDMDALMFWNAETGILISGDALWRDGFGILFVEIFGTDDGLGAARSTLDAIARLPIRTVIPGHGAPFVEVEEALATAYSRLKAFEDDGARIARNAIRACTTFALLDLRRMLLDEMPGWLERTPLFAEANRRFLNETPERLADWLVDSLEKAGVAKREGDWLVAA, encoded by the coding sequence ATGAGCGCCGCGCTGCCCGATGACATACTGGTCTTCGAGCGCGGCTGGCTCTCGGCCAACAATATCCTGCTCTTTGATGGTGGCGCCGCGACGCTGGTGGACACCGGCTACGTGAGCCACGCCGAGCAGACCATCGCGCTGGTGCGTGCCGGCCTCGATGGCCGCACCCTCACCGACATCGTCAACACCCACTCCCACTCGGACCACATCGGCGGCAATGCGGCCGTGCAGCGCAGCTTCGGCTGCCGCATCACCATCCCCGAGGGCATGCACGCCGCCGTCCAGCAATGGGACGAAGCCGCGTTGTTGCTCACCGTGGCCGACCAGCGCGGCGAGCGCTTCACCGCCGACTATCTGGCGCATGCCGGTGAAACCCTCGCCATGGGAGGGCGCGAATGGCAGTCGCTGGCCGCCCCCGGCCACGACATGGACGCGCTCATGTTCTGGAATGCGGAGACCGGCATTCTGATCTCCGGCGACGCCCTGTGGCGCGACGGCTTCGGCATTCTCTTCGTCGAAATCTTCGGGACCGACGACGGTCTCGGCGCCGCGCGCAGCACGCTGGATGCCATTGCTCGGCTGCCCATCCGCACCGTCATCCCCGGTCACGGCGCGCCCTTCGTGGAGGTGGAGGAGGCGCTCGCCACGGCCTATAGCCGCCTCAAGGCCTTCGAAGACGACGGTGCCCGCATCGCCCGCAACGCCATCCGCGCGTGCACGACGTTTGCGTTGCTTGATCTGAGACGGATGCTGCTCGATGAGATGCCTGGCTGGCTGGAGCGGACGCCGCTGTTTGCCGAGGCGAACCGGCGCTTTCTCAATGAGACGCCTGAACGACTGGCGGATTGGTTGGTGGACAGTCTTGAGAAAGCGGGGGTGGCCAAAAGAGAGGGCGACTGGCTGGTCGCAGCGTAG